In Syngnathus acus chromosome 21, fSynAcu1.2, whole genome shotgun sequence, one genomic interval encodes:
- the LOC119115073 gene encoding frizzled-7-like: MGAPWLIPGFVLVLCRLSVSDEVCQPISIPLCSGLAYNMTIMPNLLGHSDQADAAADLRRFDPLLQARCSEDLKFFLCSLYIPVCTVLDEALPPCRPLCEQAHRGCEANITAMGFEWPEKIRCETFPVGGLCVGHF; this comes from the coding sequence ATGGGTGCACCGTGGCTGATCCCAGGCTTCGTGCTTGTGCTGTGCAGGCTTTCCGTCTCAGACGAAGTTTGCCAGCCCATCTCCATCCCGCTGTGCTCCGGTCTTGCCTACAACATGACCATCATGCCGAACCTCCTAGGCCATAGTGACCAAGCTGACGCAGCTGCGGACCTGCGCCGCTTCGACCCCTTGTTGCAGGCCCGTTGCTCGGAGGATCTCAAGTTCTTCCTGTGCAGCCTGTATATTCCCGTGTGCACCGTTTTGGACGAAGCCTTACCCCCGTGCCGGCCCCTGTGTGAGCAGGCACACCGAGGATGCGAAGCCAATATAACCGCGATGGGCTTTGAGTGGCCGGAGAAGATTCGCTGTGAGACGTTCCCTGTGGGTGGATTGTGCGTGGGCCATTTTTAG
- the LOC119115070 gene encoding frizzled-7-A-like, translating into MAAARSTSGSALVRIMWLLCALSFAPACAQHYNSESGISIPEHGFCQPISIPLCTDIAYNQTIMPNLLGHTNQEDAGLEVHQFYPLVKVQCSADLKFFLCSMYAPVCTVLEQAIPPCRSLCERARQGCEALMNKFGFQWPERLRCEAFPVHGAGEICVGQNTSEPSSPGSSSSPYAPELVTLPPSLGRPKPPPHNQYPEFSCPLQLDVPSYLGYKFMGVKDCGAPCEPTKPTGIMYFREDEVKFGRLWVGIWSILCCVSTLFTVLTYLVDMRRFRYPERPIIFLSGCYFMVAVAYAAGFFLEDKVVCVDKFKEDGYRTVAQGTKKEGCTILFMVLYFFGMASSIWWVILSLTWFLSAGMKWGHEAIEANSQYFHLAAWAVPAIKTITILAMGQVDGDVLTGVCFVGIFNVDALRGFVLAPLFVYLFIGTSFLLAGFVSLFRIRTIMKHDGTKTEKLEKLMVRIGVFSVLYTVPATIVIACYFYEQAFREHWERTWHMQTCKRFAVPCPVHNFAPMTPDFTVFMIKYLMTMIVGITSGFWVWSGKTLQSWRRFYKRLSNGTHGETTV; encoded by the coding sequence ATGGCGGCGGCCAGGTCCACCAGTGGCTCCGCGCTTGTGCGGATCATGTGGCTGCTGTGCGCCTTGTCCTTCGCACCAGCGTGTGCTCAACACTACAACAGCGAGAGCGGAATATCCATCCCGGAGCATGGATTTTGCCAGCCCATCTCCATACCTCTGTGCACCGACATCGCCTACAACCAGACCATCATGCCGAACCTCCTGGGCCACACCAACCAAGAAGACGCCGGGCTGGAGGTGCACCAGTTTTACCCGCTCGTGAAGGTCCAATGCTCAGCCGATTTAAAATTCTTCCTGTGCTCCATGTATGCTCCCGTGTGCACGGTTCTGGAGCAAGCCATCCCCCCTTGTCGCTCTCTGTGCGAGCGCGCACGTCAGGGTTGTGAAGCCCTCATGAACAAATTCGGTTTCCAGTGGCCCGAGAGACTTCGATGCGAGGCGTTCCCGGTCCACGGTGCCGGCGAGATCTGCGTGGGTCAGAACACGTCGGAGCCCAGCAGCCCGGGCTCCTCGTCTTCTCCGTACGCACCCGAGCTGGTGACCCTCCCCCCCAGCTTGGGCCGACCCAAGCCGCCGCCGCACAACCAGTACCCGGAGTTCTCCTGCCCGCTGCAGCTGGATGTTCCGTCCTACTTGGGCTACAAATTCATGGGGGTCAAAGACTGCGGGGCACCCTGTGAACCCACCAAGCCCACCGGGATCATGTACTTCCGGGAGGATGAGGTGAAATTTGGACGGCTCTGGGTGGGCATCTGGTCCATCTTGTGCTGCGTGAGCACTCTGTTCACGGTGCTCACCTATCTGGTGGACATGAGGCGCTTCCGCTACCCCGAGCGGCCCATCATCTTCCTGTCCGGCTGTTACTTCATGGTGGCCGTGGCCTACGCTGCGGGCTTCTTCCTGGAGGACAAAGTGGTGTGCGTGGATAAATTCAAAGAGGACGGCTACAGAACGGTGGCCCAGGGGACCAAGAAGGAGGGTTGCACCATCCTCTTCATGGTCTTGTACTTTTTTGGGATGGCCAGCTCCATCTGGTGGGTCATCCTGTCGCTCACGTGGTTCCTTTCGGCCGGCATGAAATGGGGTCACGAGGCCATCGAAGCCAACTCGCAATACTTCCATCTGGCCGCGTGGGCCGTGCCCGCCATCAAGACCATCACCATCCTCGCCATGGGCCAGGTGGACGGCGACGTGCTGACCGGCGTGTGTTTCGTGGGCATCTTCAACGTGGACGCCCTCCGGGGCTTCGTCCTGGCCCCGCTTTTCGTCTACCTGTTCATCGGCACCTCCTTCCTGCTGGCCGGCTTCGTGTCGCTCTTCCGGATCCGCACCATCATGAAGCACGACGGCACCAAGACGGAGAAGCTGGAGAAGCTGATGGTGCGCATCGGCGTGTTCAGCGTGCTCTACACTGTCCCGGCCACCATCGTCATCGCCTGCTACTTCTACGAGCAGGCCTTCCGGGAGCACTGGGAGCGCACCTGGCACATGCAGACGTGCAAGCGTTTCGCCGTGCCCTGCCCCGTGCACAACTTTGCCCCCATGACGCCCGACTTCACCGTGTTCATGATCAAGTACCTGATGACCATGATCGTCGGGATCACTTCGGGCTTCTGGGTCTGGTCCGGCAAGACCTTGCAGTCGTGGAGAAGGTTCTACAAGCGCCTTAGCAACGGTACCCACGGGGAGACCACGGTGTGA
- the LOC119115072 gene encoding olfactory receptor 4A47-like — MENSSEIVSFVLGAYSNMGQLKYLYFFILLLWYSSIWVANTLVIMVIFVDRSLHEPMYMLLCNLMVNEINGSTSLYPLMLSQMFSDAHEVPVSWCFVQMISFYSSASVEFCSLAAMAYDRYVSICRPLHYNAIMSTGTVAIIVTLIWVYSYATSLLSYLFVVNLKFCSNVIDHLFCNYELIAKLICTISKVNSVVDLFGFLTSVFPFGLIMVSYGKILMVCLDTSRENRQKAITTCTPQIVSVSNLFVGCAFIFLEARITAVDLPDSVRIFFSVYLLICQPMITPFMYGLNLPKIRQACKKFLWRKKVFFLQESH, encoded by the coding sequence ATGGAGAACTCAAGTGAGATTGTTTCCTTCGTGCTGGGAGCTTACAGTAACATGGGGCAGTTGAAGTATTTGTATTTCTTCATATTGCTGCTGTGGTACAGTTCAATATGGGTGGCCAACACTTTAGTCATCATGGTCATCTTTGTGGACAGGAGTCTGCACGAGCCAATGTACATGTTACTTTGTAACTTAATGGTGAACGAGATAAATGGCAGCACGTCTCTGTATCCTCTCATGCTTTCACAGATGTTCTCAGATGCGCACGAGGTGCCAGTTTCCTGGTGCTTTGTACAGATGATTTCTTTCTACTCTTCTGCCTCTGTTGAGTTTTGCAGTTTGGCAGCCATGGCTTATGATCGATACGTTTCCATTTGCAGGCCTTTACACTACAACGCCATCATGAGCACGGGGACAGTGGCCATCATCGTGACGCTTATCTGGGTGTATTCCTATGCCACTTCCCTGCTATCCTATCTCTTTGTagtcaatttgaaattttgcagCAATGTTATTGACCACTTGTTTTGTAACTATGAATTAATAGCTAAACTCATATGTACAATATCAAAAGTCAACAGCGTAGTAGACCTTTTTGGCTTCCTGACCAGTGTTTTTCCTTTCGGGCTCATTATGGTGTCATATGGAAAGATCCTGATGGTTTGTTTGGATACGTCTAGAGAGAATAGGCAGAAAGCCATCACTACCTGCACGCCTCAGATTGTTTCCGTGTCAAACCTGTTTGTCGGCTGCGCCTTCATTTTTCTGGAGGCCAGGATCACTGCGGTTGATTTACCTGACAGTGTGcggatatttttttctgtgtatcTGCTTATTTGCCAGCCAATGATAACACCCTTTATGTACGGGTTGAACCTTCCTAAGATAAGACAGGCGTGTAAAAAATTTCTGTGGcgcaaaaaagtgtttttcttgCAAGAATCTCATTAA